The genomic interval AGCCCATGGTGGACAGCATGGTGGTGCGCACGCGCTCGCCCACGGTGGAGGCGCAGCGCAGGGTCCTGCTGGCGTTACTGGCCTCGGAGTATCCGGCCGAGGCGGTGGTGCACCACCCGGACAAGCCCTTCCACCGGCTGATACGGGAGTACGGCCTGGAGGGAGAGCTGCGCGGAGAGCACCTGCCGCAGCTCCGGGACGACTCGCACCCGTATATCCACGTGGACATGTCCCAATGCATCTACTGCTACCGCTGCGTGCGCATCTGCGACGAGGTGCAGGGACAGTTCGTCTGGAGGATTTGGAACCGGGGTGCGCAAACACGCATCCTCCCGGATGGGCCCTCGTTGAAGGAGAGCTCGTGTGTCGCCTGTGGCGCGTGCGTGGACACCTGTCCGTCCGGAGCGCTGGAGGACCGGACGCTGCTGGACAGGAGCTGGCCCGAGGCGTGGACGCGGACGACGTGCGCATACTGCGGGGTGGGATGTGAGATGGACGTGGGCACGCGCGGCGGCAGCATCGTCACCGTGCGCCCCTCTCGCGAGGGCCCCTCCAACCGGGGCCACCTCTGCTCCAAGGGCCGCTATGCCTTCGGCTTCGGCGAGGCCCCCGACCGCATCACCGCGCCCATGCTGCGCGAGCCGGGAGGCTGGCGGCGCGCGACCTGGGACGAGGCCCTGGGCTTCCTGGCGGAGCGGCTGTGGCACGTGCGCCGGCGGCACGGCGCGGACTCGGTGGGAATGCTGGGCTCGGCGCGCGCCACCAATGAGGAGAACTACCTGGCGCAGAAGCTGGCCCGGGTGGTGCTGGGCACGAACAACGTGGACTGCTGCGCGCGCGTCTGCCACGCCCCCAGCGCCGCAGCCTTGAATGACATGCTGGGCACGGGCGCGTCCACCAACGCATTCGAGGACGTGGAGCACGCGCGCACGCTGCTCCTGGCCGGAAGCAACGCCACGGAGTGCCACCCCGTCGTCGGCGCCAGAATCAAACAGGCGGCGCTGCGGGGCGCCAGGCTCATCGTCATCGACGCGCGCCGCACCGAGCTGGCGCGCCACGCGGACATCCACCTCCAACCTCGGGTCGGCACGGACGTGCCCCTGCTCAACGCACTGGCACACGTGGTAGTGACCGAGGGGCTGGGCGCGGAGGACTTCCTGCGCGAGCGCGTGGACGCGGTGGAGGACTTCGGTGCCTTCATCGCCGCCTGGACGCCCGAGCGGGCGGCGGCGCTCTGCGGCGTGGCCCCAGAGGCCATCCGCCAGGCGGCGCGCCTGTACGCCACGCAAGGGCCATCCATGTGTCTGCACGGACTGGGAATGACCGAGCACGTGCGAGGCACCGAGACGGTGATGGCGCTCGTGAACCTGGCGCTGCTGACGGGCAACCTCGGCGGGCCGGGCATGGGCATCAACCCCTTGCGAGGGCAGAACAACGTGCAGGGCTCGGCGCACATGGGTTGCGAGCCGCAGCACCTCACCGGCTACGCGCCGCTGGAGCTGAACCGAGCGCGCTTCGAGGCAACCTGGGGCGCGCGCCTGCCCACTACGACGGGGCTGGACCTGATGATGATGATGGAGGCCGCGCGCGAGGGGAAGCTGAAGGCGCTGTGGGCTTTCGGCTACGACGTGCTGCTCACCAACCCCTCGGCCCACTCCACCCGCGCGGCCCTGGAGCAACTGGAGTTGGTGGTGGTGCAGGACCTCTTCCTCAACGAGACGGCGCGTGCGGTCGGTCATGTCTTCCTGCCCGCCTGTACCTCCTTCGAGAAGGACGGCACCTTCATGAATGGCGAGCGGCGCGTGCAGCGGGTGCGCCGCGCGCTATCCCCAGCGGGTGAATCGTTGCCGGACTGGGAGATTCTCTGCCGCGCGGCCCGGGCCCTGGGGCATCCGGAAGGCTTCGACTTCACCTCTCCAGAGGACGTCTGGAATGAGGTGCGGAGCGTATGGCCCGCGGGGGCGGGCCTTTCCTATGCAAGGCTGGAAGCCGGTGGGTTGCAATGGCCTTGTCCCGATGAGGCCCATCCTGGCACCCGGCTACTGCACGCGCACGGATTCTCCCGAGGCCCCCGGGCGCCTCTGCGCCTCATCAACTACACGCCGTCTCCGGAGATGTGCTCGGAGGAATATCCCTTCGTCCTAATGACGGGCCGGCGCCTGTACCAGTTCAACGCCGGAACGATGACCTCGCGCACGCCCCACGCGGCGCTCCAGCCCGGAGACTGGTTGGACATGGCCAGGGAGGACGCGCGACGGCTGGGGCTGGAGAATGGAACGCGAGTGCGGGTTCGAAGCCGGCACGGCGAGGCCGTGCTGCCCATGCGAGCAACAGATGGACTCCGCCCCGGGGAGCTCTTCGCTACCTTCCACACCACCGACGTCTTCATCAACGAAGTCACGGGCCCACACCTGGATGCCGTCACTCACACGCCAGGCTACAAGCTCACTGCCGTGCGGATCGAACGCCCGGAGTGAGTGGGTGCAGGGGCGAGGGATGCCGCGCCCTCCCCTGGACCGCCCCCCCATGAGCGAACAGCAGTTGGAGCAAGCACACTGGACCTCGCCCGACCGTGTGAATCGCCCAGTGGAGCTGCTTCCTCATGGCACTGCCAGCGCCTGAGCCCTCGGGCCTACGGGAAAGTGGAGCTCCAGGTGATACACACCGTCCTCCCGCACGGCGCGGATGGGCAGACCACTCTCCTGGAAGACATCCAACATCGGCTTGTTCGTCACCAGGACGTCCGCCTGGAAGCCGGGGATGCCTCGCGCGGTGGCCGCCTCGCGGATGCGGCGCATCAGCACCGTTCCCACGCCCCTGCCCTGCCAGTCGTCCCGCACCACGAACGCCACATCCGCCAGCCGCGTGGCCGGGTCCACGTCGTAGCGCACCACCCCCACGACCTCCTCCGTATCCAGCGAGCAGG from Myxococcus stipitatus carries:
- the fdhF gene encoding formate dehydrogenase subunit alpha; its protein translation is MLRVTIDGQQCECPPGTLLQALEALGIQVPALCHDSRLTPVGACRMCIVEVEGRGRPVAACTEPMVDSMVVRTRSPTVEAQRRVLLALLASEYPAEAVVHHPDKPFHRLIREYGLEGELRGEHLPQLRDDSHPYIHVDMSQCIYCYRCVRICDEVQGQFVWRIWNRGAQTRILPDGPSLKESSCVACGACVDTCPSGALEDRTLLDRSWPEAWTRTTCAYCGVGCEMDVGTRGGSIVTVRPSREGPSNRGHLCSKGRYAFGFGEAPDRITAPMLREPGGWRRATWDEALGFLAERLWHVRRRHGADSVGMLGSARATNEENYLAQKLARVVLGTNNVDCCARVCHAPSAAALNDMLGTGASTNAFEDVEHARTLLLAGSNATECHPVVGARIKQAALRGARLIVIDARRTELARHADIHLQPRVGTDVPLLNALAHVVVTEGLGAEDFLRERVDAVEDFGAFIAAWTPERAAALCGVAPEAIRQAARLYATQGPSMCLHGLGMTEHVRGTETVMALVNLALLTGNLGGPGMGINPLRGQNNVQGSAHMGCEPQHLTGYAPLELNRARFEATWGARLPTTTGLDLMMMMEAAREGKLKALWAFGYDVLLTNPSAHSTRAALEQLELVVVQDLFLNETARAVGHVFLPACTSFEKDGTFMNGERRVQRVRRALSPAGESLPDWEILCRAARALGHPEGFDFTSPEDVWNEVRSVWPAGAGLSYARLEAGGLQWPCPDEAHPGTRLLHAHGFSRGPRAPLRLINYTPSPEMCSEEYPFVLMTGRRLYQFNAGTMTSRTPHAALQPGDWLDMAREDARRLGLENGTRVRVRSRHGEAVLPMRATDGLRPGELFATFHTTDVFINEVTGPHLDAVTHTPGYKLTAVRIERPE